From the genome of Spinacia oleracea cultivar Varoflay chromosome 2, BTI_SOV_V1, whole genome shotgun sequence, one region includes:
- the LOC130468096 gene encoding uncharacterized protein — protein MMAQYYLNEAVFWSSFASECSSVEERQLRRYQEAYARDIPVLDQKAGQLMAEMVDLKQLYLQYSREAREAAEQIGAEVGKLTFQVEEDAEKIASFDRERREMAAKFASELEEKDSLLKEMTSKFEAAIKQSQEAEARLQQFIKHREIVQNQADKVPVLQLKIREKDAAIRKLEQERVDLYTADQCREQYWNGILGARRMFAKHMPHFPWNEKVPLWMRAQDHLVECQADRDEAEAERQAALAEARAQKAASEGDTTAGGSSKDTPLGDAPETSKS, from the exons atgatggcccaatattatctgaatgag gctgttttctggtcctcgttcgcttccgagtgtagctcggttgaggaaaGGCAGCTGAGGAggtatcaggaggcttatgctcgtgatatccctgtcttggaccagaaggctgggcagctcatggccgagatggtggacctcaagcaactgtaccttcagtacagtcgtgaggctagggaAGCGGCGGAacagatcggggccgaagttgggaagctcactttccaagttgaagaggatgctgaaaagatagcttccttcgacagggagaggagagaaatggctgccaagtttgcgagcgaacttgaagaaaaagacagtcttctcaaggagatgacgtctaaatttgaggcggccattaagcagagccaggaagcggaggcgaggcttcagcagtttATCAAGCACCGGGAGATTGTTCAgaatcaagctgacaaggtgcccgttctccagctgaagatccgagagaaagatgctgccattcggaagttggagcaagagagagttgacctctacactgctgatcagtgtagagagcaatactggaatggcatcctgggtgctcggcggatgttcgcgaagcatatgcctcatttcccttggaatgagaaggttccgctctggatgagggcccaggatcacttggtggagtgccaggccgatcgagacgaagctgaagctgaacgccaagctgctcttgcagaggctcgggcccagaaggcggcttccgaaggtgatactactgctgggggttcttcgaaggatacCCCTCTGGGGGATGCTCCTGAGACttccaagagttag
- the LOC130467174 gene encoding uncharacterized protein — MPPPKNLLHFMPLPGQKLKSVVVAEPPPVDQPLAEEDTIPSPLKPSAALGIEIQDITKVMEAIEADLVPGSDVPIVAEQKEEAADVSLEREKSPDKEMVDLTEAHAEVPEAEKEVPSAEEEQPEQGLTRKRRHSTLGSTSTSALDRLIHADPCSDVPLKRIPEEVREAMARYARAPVLGENPMAHVGSLVGPEAARENLLRANPQWRVKEIMPLVQVCILC; from the coding sequence atgcctcctcccaaaaatctccttcacttcatgcccttgcccgggcagaagttgaagagtgtggtggttgcggaaccgccTCCTGTGGACCAACCGctggctgaggaagataccatcccttctccgctgaagccgtctgctgctttagggatcgagatccaggatataaccaaggtgatggaggcaattgaagccgaccttgttcctggctcggatgtccctattgtggccgagcagaaggaagaagctgctgacgtttctctcgaaagggagaaaagtccggataaggagatggtggatctcaccgaagctcacgcagaggttcccgaagctgagaaggaggtcccttctgctgaggaggagcaacccgagcagggtctgacgaggaagaggcgtcATTCGACCTTGGGCTCcacttcgacctcggccctggatagactgatccacgctgacccttgctcggatgttccgctgaaacggatccccgaggaggtaagggaggcgatggctcgctatgccagagctccggttttgggggagaaccccatggctcacgtgggatctttggtgggtcccgaagctgcacgggagaatcttcttcgggccaacccgcagtggagggtgaaggaaataatgcccttggtccaagtatgcattctatgttaa
- the LOC110782192 gene encoding F-box/kelch-repeat protein At3g06240-like: MAESSDVSMAESSDVPMELTTDILSRMPVKSLFRFKLVSILLKNLMESQYFSKIYLENSLKNNNCSLIFKINGTLHRSYLDHKNMVLKLNNLVIPRSFQLSPEQTRKLNQQNSAINDGKLVCERIEVAGSCNGLVLIFSGFHHIALCNPAFERKHGSFKILPCINYSGFEINPKTNCRNQRSNFRVFGFGYDGYSQCYKVVCLTQSKAFLYTLKKNNRLWKEIDLPCFESTTTSIINREQVLYIQAYKHGVVTNNHLHWNITEYDDEIKKFAKETILSFDLHKEEWVQVSVPDELNQGCTEKEGLKLKPYIIDFGVLNGSLSLLTHCLSDDKMNELWVMKEYGVKESWTRLCNVPLRSGIPLVYHRGEDEYLLPNSKGLGWYYPKEDRLRKVKFNGCGYTEDFYVSTQVNLCYESFVNPFTQ; this comes from the coding sequence ATGGCGGAATCGAGTGATGTTTCAATGGCGGAATCGAGTGATGTTCCCATGGAGCTAACGACAGATATTCTGTCTCGAATGCCGGTAAAATCTCTGTTTCGCTTCAAATTGGTAAGCATATTATTGAAAAATCTCATGGAAAGTCAATACTTTTCCAAAATCTATCTTGAAAACTCCCTCAAAAACAACAATTGttcccttattttcaaaatcaatGGTACCCTCCACCGATCATACCTTGATCATAAAAACATGGTCCTTAAACTCAACAACCTGGTAATTCCTCGATCGTTTCAACTATCACCCGAACAAACCAGAAAACTTAACCAGCAAAATTCtgccattaacgacgggaaattagTCTGTGAGAGGATTGAGGTTGCTGGTTCTTGCAATGGGTTGGTGTTGATATTTAGTGGGTTTCATCACATTGCTCTTTGTAACCCTGCATTCGAGCGAAAGCATGGAAGTTTCAAGATCTTACCATGCATAAACTATTCTGGGTTCGAAATTAATCCCAAAACTAATTGTCGAAATCAAAGGAGTAATTTCAGGGTTTTTGGGTTTGGTTATGATGGTTACAGTCAATGTTACAAGGTTGTATGTTTAACTCAAAGTAAGGCTTTTCTTTAcactttaaagaaaaataaccGTTTATGGAAGGAGATTGATTTACCCTGTTTTGAATCTACCACTACCAGTATCATAAACAGGGAACAAGTGTTATATATCCAGGCATATAAACATGGTGTTGTGACAAACAACCACTTACACTGGAATATTACTGAGTATGATGATGAAATTAAGAAGTTTGCAAAGGAAACAATACTAAGTTTCGATCTACACAAAGAAGAATGGGTTCAAGTTTCTGTACCTGATGAATTAAATCAAGGGTGTACTGAAAAAGAGGGTCTGAAATTGAAGCCATATATCATAGATTTTGGAGTTTTGAATGGAAGTTTATCGTTGTTAACACATTGTTTGAGTGATGATAAGATGAACGAGTTGTGGGTAATGAAGGAGTACGGAGTTAAAGAATCGTGGACAAGACTGTGTAATGTACCACTTCGTAGTGGGATTCCTCTGGTTTATCATAGGGGAGAGGATGAATATTTGTTGCCAAATTCTAAAGGTTTAGGTTGGTATTATCCAAAAGAGGATAGATTAAGGAAGGTTAAGTTTAATGGGTGTGGGTATACAGAGGATTTTTACGTTTCTACACAAGTGAATTTGTGTTATGAAAGCTTTGTTAATCCGTTTACACAATAG